Part of the Solanum pennellii chromosome 10, SPENNV200 genome is shown below.
NNNNNNNNNNNNNNNNNNNNNNNNNNNNNNNNNNNNNNNNNNNNNNNNNNNNNNNNNNNNNNNNNNNNNNNNNNNNNNNNNNNNNNNNNNNNNNNNNNNNNNNNNNNNNNNNNNNNNNNNNNNNNNNNNNNNNNNNNNNNNNNNNNNNNNNNNNNNNNNNNNNNNNNNNNNNNNNNNNNNNNNNNNNNNNNNNNNNNNNNNNNNNNNNNNNNNNNNNNNNNNNNNNNNNNNNNNNNNNNNNNNNNNNNNNNNNNNNNNNNNNNNNNNNNNNNNNNNNNNNNNNNNNNNNNNNNNNNNNNNNNNNNNNNNNNNNNNNNNNNNNNNNNNNNNNNNNNNNNNNNNNNNNNNNNNNNNNNNNNNNNNNNNNNNNNNNNNNNNNNNNNNNNNNNNNNNNNNNNNNNNNNNNNNNNNNNNNNNNNNNNNNNNNNNNNNNNNNNNNNNNNNNNNNNNNNNNNNNNNNNNNNNNNNNNNNNNNNNNNNNNNNNNNNNNNNNNNNNNNNNNNNNNNNNNNNNNNNNNNNNNNNNNNNNNNNNNNNNNNNNNNNNNNNNNNNNNNNNNNNNNNNNNNNNNNNNNNNNNNNNNNNNNNNNNNNNNNNNNNNNNNNNNNNNNNNNNNNNNNNNNNNNNNNNNNNNNNNNNNNNNNNNNNNNNNNNNNNNNNNNNNNNNNNNNNNNNNNNNNNNNNNNNNNNNNNNNNNNNNNNNNNNNNNNNNNNNNNNNNNNNNNNNNNNNNNNNNNNNNNNNNNNNNNNNNNNNNNNNNNNNNNNNNNNNNNNNNNNNNNNNNNNNNNNNNNNNNNNNNNNNNNNNNNNNNNNNNNNNNNNNNNNNNNNNNNNNNNNNNNNNNNNNNNNNNNNNNNNNNNNNNNNNNNNNNNNNNNNNNNNNNNNNNNNNNNNNNNNNNNNNNNNNNNNNNNNNNNNNNNNNNNNNNNNNNNNNNNNNNNNNNNNNNNNNNNNNNNNNNNNNNNNNNNNNNNNNNNNNNNNNNNNNNNNNNNNNNNNNNNNNNNNNNNNNNNNNNNNNNNNNNNNNNNNNNNNNNNNNNNNNNNNNNNNNNNNNNNNNNNNNNNNNNNNNNNNNNNNNNNNNNNNNNNNNNNNNNNNNNNNNNNNNNNNNNNNNNNNNNNNNNNNNNNNNNNNNNNNNNNNNNNNNNNNNNNNNNNNNNNNNNNNNNNNNNNNNNNNNNNNNNNNNNNNNNNNNNNNNNNNNNNNNNNNNNNNNNNNNNNNNNNNNNNNNNNNNNNNNNNNNNNNNNNNNNNNNNNNNNNNNNNNNNNNNNNNNNNNNNNNNNNNNNNNNNNNNNNNNNNNNNNNNNNNNNNNNNNNNNNNNNNNNNNNNNNNNNNNNNNNNNNNNNNNNNNNNNNNNNNNNNNNNNNNNNNNNNNNNNNNNNNNNNNNNNNNNNNNNNNNNNNNNNNNNNNNNNNNNNNNNNNNNNNNNNNNNNNNNNNNNNNNNNNNNNNNNNNNNNNNNNNNNNNNNNNNNNNNNNNNNNNNNNNNNNNNNNNNNNNNNNNNNNNNNNNNNNNNNNNNNNNNNNNNNNNNNNNNNNNNNNNNNNNNNNNNNNNNNNNNNNNNNNNNNNNNNNNNNNNNNNNNNNNNNNNNNNNNNNNNNNNNNNNNNNNNNNNNNNNNNNNNNNNNNNNNNNNNNNNNNNNNNNNNNNNNNNNNNNNNNNNNNNNNNNNNNNNNNNNNNNNNNNNNNNNNNNNNNNNNNNNNNNNNNNNNNNNNNNNNNNNNNNNNNNNNNNNNNNNNNNNNNNNNNNNNNNNNNNNNNNNNNNNNNNNNNNNNNNNNNNNNNNNNNNNNNNNNNNNNNNNNNNNNNNNNNNNNNNNNNNNNNNNNNNNNNNNNNNNNNNNNNNNNNNNNNNNNNNNNNNNNNNNNNNNNNNNNNNNNNNNNNNNNNNNNNNNNNNNNNNNNNNNNNNNNNNNNNNNNNNNNNNNNNNNNNNNNNNNNNNNNNNNNNNNNNNNNNNNNNNNNNNNNNNNNNNNNNNNNNNNNNNNNNNNNNNNNNNNNNNNNNNNNNNNNNNNNNNNNNNNNNNNNNNNNNNNNNNNNNNNNNNNNNNNNNNNNNNNNNNNNNNNNNNNNNNNNNNNNNNNNNNNNNNNNNNNNNNNNNNNNNNNNNNNNNNNNNNNNNNNNNNNNNNNNNNNNNNNNNNNNNNNNNNNNNNNNNNNNNNNNNNNNNNNNNNNNNNNNNNNNNNNNNNNNNNNNNNNNNNNNNNNNNNNNNNNNNNNNNNNNNNNNNNNNNNNNNNNNNNNNNNNNNNNNNNNNNNNNNNNNNNNNNNNNNNNNNNNNNNNNNNNNNNNNNNNNNNNNNNNNNNNNNNNNNNNNNNNNNNNNNNNNNNNNNNNNNNNNNNNNNNNNNNNNNNNNNNNNNNNNNNNNNNNNNNNNNNNNNNNNNNNNNNNNNNNNNNNNNNNNNNNNNNNNNNNNNNNNNNNNNNNNNNNNNNNNNNNNNNNNNNNNNNNNNNNNNNNNNNNNNNNNNNNNNNNNNNNNNNNNNNNNNNNNNNNNNNNNNNNNNNNNNNNNNNNNNNNNNNNNNNNNNNNNNNNNNNNNNNNNNNNNNNNNNNNNNNNNNNNNNNNNNNNNNNNNNNNNNNNNNNNNNNNNNNNNNNNNNNNNNNNNNNNNNNNNNNNNNNNNNNNNNNNNNNNNNNNNNNNNNNNNNNNNNNNNNNNNNNNNNNNNNNNNNNNNNNNNNNNNNNNNNNNNNNNNNNNNNNNNNNNNNNNNNNNNNNNNNNNNNNNNNNNNNNNNNNNNNNNNNNNNNNNNNNNNNNNNNNNNNNNNNNNNNNNNNNNNNNNNNNNNNNNNNNNNNNNNNNNNNNNNNNNNNNNNNNNNNNNNNNNNNNNNNNNNNNNNNNNNNNNNNNNNNNNNNNNNNNNNNNNNNNNNNNNNNNNNNNNNNNNNNNNNNNNNNNNNNNNNNNNNNNNNNNNNNNNNNNNNNNNNNNNNNNNNNNNNNNNNNNNNNNNNNNNNNNNNNNNNNNNNNNNNNNNNNNNNNNNNNNNNNNNNNNNNNNNNNNNNNNNNNNNNNNNNNNNNNNNNNNNNNNNNNNNNNNNNNNNNNNNNNNNNNNNNNNNNNNNNNNNNNNNNNNNNNNNNNNNNNNNNNNNNNNNNNNNNNNNNNNNNNNNNNNNNNNNNNNNNNNNNNNNNNNNNNNNNNNNNNNNNNNNNNNNNNNNNNNNNNNNNNNNNNNNNNNNNNNNNNNNNNNNNNNNNNNNNNNNNNNNNNNNNNNNNNNNNNNNNNNNNNNNNNNNNNNNNNNNNNNNNNNNNNNNNNNNNNNNNNNNNNNNNNNNNNNNNNNNNNNNNNNNNNNNNNNNNNNNNNNNNNNNNNNNNNNNNNNNNNNNNNNNNNNNNNNNNNNNNNNNNNNNNNNNNNNNNNNNNNNNNNNNNNNNNNNNNNNNNNNNNNNNNNNNNNNNNNNNNNNNNNNNNNNNNNNNNNNNNNNNNNNNNNNNNNNNNNNNNNNNNNNNNNNNNNNNNNNNNNNNNNNNNNNNNNNNNNNNNNNNNNNNNNNNNNNNNNNNNNNNNNNNNNNNNNNNNNNNNNNNNNNNNNNNNNNNNNNNNNNNNNNNNNNNNNNNNNNNNNNNNNNNNNNNNNNNNNNNNNNNNNNNNNNNNNNNNNNNNNNNNNNNNNNNNNNNNNNNNNNNNNNNNNNNNNNNNNNNNNNNNNNNNNNNNNNNNNNNNNNNNNNNNNNNNNNNNNNNNNNNNNNNNNNNNNNNNNNNNNNNNNNNNNNNNNNNNNNNNNNNNNNNNNNNNNNNNNNNNNNNNNNNNNNNNNNNNNNNNNNNNNNNNNNNNNNNNNNNNNNNNNNNNNNNNNNNNNNNNNNNNNNNNNNNNNNNNNNNNNNNNNNNNNNNNNNNNNNNNNNNNNNNNNNNNNNNNNNNNNNNNNNNNNNNNNNNNNNNNNNNNNNNNNNNNNNNNNNNNNNNNNNNNNNNNNNNNNNNNNNNNNNNNNNNNNNNNNNNNNNNNNNNNNNNNNNNNNNNNNNNNNNNNNNNNNNNNNNNNNNNNNNNNNNNNNNNNNNNNNNNNNNNNNNNNNNNNNNNNNNNNNNNNNNNNNNNNNNNNNNNNNNNNNNNNNNNNNNNNNNNNNNNNNNNNNNNNNNNNNNNNNNNNNNNNNNNNNNNNNNNNNNNNNNNNNNNNNNNNNNNNNNNNNNNNNNNNNNNNNNNNNNNNNNNNNNNNNNNNNNNNNNNNNNNNNNNNNNNNNNNNNNNNNNNNNNNNNNNNNNNNNNNNNNNNNNNNNNNNNNNNNNNNNNNNNNNNNNNNNNNNNNNNNNNNNNNNNNNNNNNNNNNNNNNNNNNNNNNNNNNNNNNNNNNNNNNNNNNNNNNNNNNNNNNNNNNNNNNNNNNNNNNNNNNNNNNNNNNNNNNNNNNNNNNNNNNNNNNNNNNNNNNNNNNNNNNNNNNNNNNNNNNNNNNNNNNNNNNNNNNNNNNNNNNNNNNNNNNNNNNNNNNNNNNNNNNNNNNNNNNNNNNNNNNNNNNNNNNNNNNNNNNNNNNNNNNNNNNNNNNNNNNNNNNNNNNNNNNNNNNNNNNNNNNNNNNNNNNNNNNNNNNNNNNNtctgtgacggcccgtcatgcctgcgacggtccgtcctgccatttcgtcgcgaagttcagagagtcgatttcagtacccaattttcagaattctaagtgttttggaacgagaccccctcgacggtccgtcgtgcccatgacggtccatcgtgggatccgtcgtctcagccagtttttccagaaataaaatatgctactcaaaacgactaaacaggtcgttacagtccATATTCTAAATGCTTTAATTACAGCGTCGAGAAAGATTAGGTTTATTGTCTATGTTGTTATtcattcaaagatgatttttttcatGGAAGTAAGAGTGAGTTTTACACAGAAAAGGGTTTTAAGAGTTGGAATAGGGCACTTGAAAGATTTCGTAAACATGTTGGTGATGTGAATAGTATTCATGACAAATGTTTCAACAAGATGTTAGATTTGTCAAATCATCATCAACCAATTCAAGTTGTTATTGATAAGCATtctcaaaagttaaaaaatgagTATCGAATGCGTTTGGAAGCTTCAATTGATGTGTCAAGACTTCTTTTGCAATATGGATTACCTTTTCGAGGTCTTGATGAAAGTAAATCTTCAACTAATCAAGGCTTCTTTCTAGGATTTTTGCGATGGCATGGGGACAAACATCTGAATGTGGAAAACTTGATATTAGAAAATGCCCCACAAAAGGAAACTTTGACATGTcctataattcaaaaaaatattgccAATGCATGTGCAAAAGAATCATTAAAAGCAATAATTGGGGACTTGATCGGAGATTACTTTGGTATATTAGTTGATGAGTCAAAATATATCTGTCAAAAGAACAAATGGCTCTTGTTTTGCGTTTTGTTGATAAGAATGGTAAAGTAGTTGAAAGATTTATCAGTCTAGTCTATGTTAGTAATACATCGGCATGTTCATTGAAGGAAGCGATTTATTCTTTGCTTTCCGTTCACTCACTAAGTCCATCCAAAATACGTGGACAAGGTTATGATGGGGCTAGTATTATGAAAGGAGAGATAAAATGGGCTCAAAACATTGATTATGAAAGATAGTCCATCGgcatattatattcattgtTTTGCTCATCAATTGCACCTAACACTAGTGGATATTGCAAAAAAAACATTTGGATGGTGAAGACTTTTTTGATCATGTTAGTAATGTGTTGAATGTTGTTGGAGGATCTTTCAAGCGTAGAGACTTACTTCGTGATCACCAAGCCAAAAAGTTAGAGCAATTATTTGAATCTGGTGAAGTTTAAAAAGGCCAAGGATTACATCAAGAACGTGGGCTTCAAAGACCAGGTGATACTCGTTGGGATCacactttaaaatattagattattttattattattttctcatcTATTGTTCATGTTCCTGAAGTAATTGAACTTAAAGGGTCCGCATCAAGTGATAAAAATCAAGCGGAGTATCTTTTGACAAAGATTAgaacatttaaatttatttttgtgctTCACTTGATGTTGAAAGTGTTGGCAATGTCAAACGAGTTGAGTAAGATTTTACAAAAAAAGGATCAATATATTGTTAGTGTCGTGTAGTTTCTTAatattacaaagaaaagattgcAAGATATGAGGGAAAATGGATGGGAATCTTTTGTTGGATGATGTTTTCTAATTTTGTGATGTGCATGATATCTTGATTCCCAAGTTGGATGAGTCTTATATTTTCGGAAATCAAAACGTAAGTCCTGGGGTGTTAGTTATGCGCATCACTTGCGTGTTGAAGTCTTTTTTATTGTCATTGATGTGCAACTTCAAGAGCTTAATGACCGTTTTGATGTAATGAGTAGTGATTTGCTTCTTGGGATGGGTAGCTTaaattcaatcaattctttCTCTAATTTTGACAAAGGTAAAATCACGACTTTAGCAAAGTGTTATCCAAGTGAGTGTGATGAtagaaaaattcaagatttgatcTACCAACTGGATACTTTCATTATTCATATGCGAAGTGGTAATCTCAAGTTCTCCAACTTGCAAGGAATTCGTGATTTGGAGAAGGCATTGGTTGAAGCAAATCTTGCAGAGACTTATTCACTTGTTTATTTACTTGTAAAGTTGACTTTGATTTTACATGTTGCTACAACAACTGTGGAGAGAGCATTTTTCGTCAATGAAgcacataaaaaataaagtgtaGTATTGATAATCAATATTTAAATGATTGTCTAGTGTGTTACATAGAACGTGATGTATTTATAAAGGTTAGTAATGATGTCATTGTCGATCGTTTTCAGAATATGAAAACTCGTCGAGAAAAATTGTAAATGGatgatgaatatttataatattagtaatactttgaaatttttaaatttgttaacTTCACGTTTTTAGTGTGGTTTTGTAATATcttattgtttatattttattgattgatttatgatatatatCGAAAAGacgaataatttaattaaatgtaaaataatttaatcgaTAAGTCTATTCGACACCCACGAACTCTAAATTTTGGATCTGCCACTTACCTCCCTTATTTCCATTTAGTTGTTATCAttctttaaacctatttaaaataataataaattaatttagatttgataaaattttaccCTTCTTTATATTAGTTTCTTCATActgataaatattatataaaaaataactcatttaaaaaatagtttaaaaataaatcagcACAAATACGTGTTGTTTTATCCAACAAAGATCAAACTCTTCATTCAAGCTTGCCCACCATTTTCACCAAATACTAACTTTTCATCTCCATTTCACCTTTACCAATTCATGTAGGCTTTTTCCCCACAATAAACCATCATTTTTCAGcaacaatttcttcaaatagAAGATAAAGATGAACTCCTTAAGAAAGAAATTCAATAAGAACGATAAGATTTTGTTCTAGTTAAATATTTCCACAAGAGAAGAAGAAACATGATCCAACAAATAGAGACAGATCGTAAAAAATTAGATctaaactttcatatataaggctaaaattgtcaaaattaaattagtttatatttatttaaataggtctaaagaatggttacaagaaaaaagaaacaagggAGGTAGATGTAATATCATAAACTATAGGGGAGGTGAGAGTTATAGAACGAAATCTGGAGGGAGGTCTATGAATTCatcccaaaaataaattatattttgtcttTCTTCAAGTTCATTTTTGAAACATTAAagaatgtttctttcttttttgtcaattttttaattaattttcatatgacatgtttaagaccacaatattatctatatctatctatctatcttatctatctatctatctatcaatcaatcaatctatctatctatcaatcaatctatctatctatctatctatctatctatctatctatctatatatatatatatataNNNNNNNNNNNNNNNNNNNNNNNNNNNNNNNNNNNNNNNNNNNNNNNNNNNNNNNNNNNNNNNNNNNNNNNNNNNNNNNNNNNNNNNNNNNNNNNNNNNNNNNNNNNNNNNNNNNNNNNNNNNNNNNNNNNNNNNNNNNNNNNNNNNNNNNNNNNNNNNNNNNNNNNNNNNNNNNNNNNNNNNNNNNNNNNNNNNNNNNNNNNNNNNNNNNNNNNNNNNNNNNNNNNNNNNNNNNNNNNNNNNNNNNNNNNNNNNNNNNNNNNNNNNNNNNNNNNNNNNNNNNNNNNNNNNNNNNNNNNNNNNNNNNNNNNNNNNNNNNNNNNNNNNNNNNNNNNNNNNNNNNNNNNNNNNNNNNNNNNNNNNNNNNNNNNNNNNNNNNNNNNNNNNNNNNNNNNNNNNNNNNNNNNNNNNNNNNNNNNNNNNNNNNNNNNNNNNNNNNNNNNNNNNNNNNNNNNNNNNNNNNNNNNNNNNNNNNNNNNNNNNNNNNNNNNNNNNNNNNNNNNNNNNNNNNNNNNNNNNNNNNNNNNNNNNNNNNNNNNNNNtatatatatatataaaagcaaTTTGTGTCTTTAGACCTCACAGTTCAGTTCCTATATTCACCAGgtaattaattgtttaatatcGTGTAAGATAAATGTTTGAGAATATTGTTATATAACATtgattttgacttatttaggtTAGGAAGGACCAAAATTTCAAGTTGAGAAAGTGTTCTTCCTCTTCCTATTCCAAGTACGATATTAATAGTAAGCATGGCGTGCCTGTAGAGAGCAATATCTGCATCCATCTTTCTCTAGATATTCAAAGGGTAATTTCTCGTTATCTAAAGAAGCATACGTGAGTTTTTGCTTGGTATGTAATTATGGAGATATGTTTCTCCTCCATTATATTGGAAAGTGGTTGATGATCATCATGCGTCTCCTTATGATCAAGACTCCATGTGACTTCTATTCTAAACCAAAAGGACGGTTTGTACACCTTCTATAATCCCTTTAGAAATTTTAACCTATGAACATCAAAGATTTAGTAGGGTGTGAAATGCAGTGTGCAAAAGATGGATGTCTTCTTGTGTGTAAGGGAAAGTTTATGGGAAGAAAATAATCATTCtcccataaaaaaaaaagactactAAGTCTGTGACACTATCTCATTCCCAGCTTCTCCAACTAATTTTTTTGTCTGGGTAATCTTTGATTAacttttttaaacttatttcaAGTTAGGATTTCATATTTGAGACAAGAAATGATAAATGGACTAGTATGAcaatttagtatatatatttgcatttctaatatattcacatataaactaatttaatgtttaaatatttgaaactcagatgtaaaatattttgatattattaataaaacaaaaaatataacgTACAATtatactctctctctctcattttatgtgacactttttattttttaagagtcAAACAGTTTAACTTTGACCAGACATTTGcttatgaaattttcaattttttttgaaatgaatttaatataagtcacaataattgataattcaaaatgtataaggatttatgaaaaaattacggtcaaaaatacaattatttaaatctCGAAATATGAAAAGTGacacataaaatgagacgaaGGGAGTAATACATTTCATACATACCTCTCCGGCTGCCCCAACTTTTTAGCCACGTCAAGGAAAAGAACAGAGTACTAGAGTGTATTTGGTTTGTTGCACTtgcaaaaataattgtaaatgTAGCATAGCTTAATGGTTAACTTCCATCAATTTTCACACTATCACCTTGTATTTGCGTTGTAAATCTAGCCCAACTTTTatagttaaaattttgaaatttcctattaagaaaattataatatgaaaacttatttttataaaaaagtatttatattctatttttgaaAGCTCAAACCTTCCTATATAAGAAATGTGAATAGCAAACAGCACTCCGTCAACTGCTTGCTTATTCACATGGAAAATTTTTCATAACAAAAATAGCCCACTTCTATTAATCTGCAATTGTATTGCACAAAAATGGGTCCACTTCTATTACTTTTTAATTGTATTACTATTGCTTAtacatatttacatatatttacaTAGCAAAAATAATTGGGCCACTTGTCCATTTGCCTTCCAATTTCTTCCGTTTGttaattttaaatgttataTGCCTCttaaattctaattaattataactattttaccacaatatgtatattaataataattatagtaattgacatataattttgcattttgaaaaatgatttaaaataaataattaatgttgaaGATAAAATacgaaaagaaaatttttaaaagccTTATGCTAACTgtgtaaattaaaaaatattatttataaaaaatcatttaagtataaattaattatattttaattattccaTCTCctatattacataaaataatatataattttttttataattaatacatatattgattATGCTTGTTTCTGAATTTATAGTATCAAAAAGTtcgcggggatcaacatagcccggtggttgcgtcatgtagatagtttcatcaagcatgccatgaagaaaagcattggaaacatccaactgattgatgagccaattgttgcgcacggcgagtgacagtaccaggc
Proteins encoded:
- the LOC114074273 gene encoding uncharacterized protein LOC114074273, whose product is MLDLSNHHQPIQVVIDKHSQKLKNEYRMRLEASIDVSRLLLQYGLPFRGLDESKSSTNQGFFLGFLRWHGDKHLNVENLILENAPQKETLTCPIIQKNIANACAKESLKAIIGDLIGDYFGILVDESKYICQKNKWLLFCVLLIRMEAIYSLLSVHSLSPSKIRGQGYDGAIGGSFKRRDLLRDHQAKNYAHHLRVEVFFIVIDVQLQELNDRFDVMSSDLLLGMGSLNSINSFSNFDKGKITTLAKCYPSECDDRKIQDLIYQLDTFIIHMRSGNLKFSNLQGIRDLEKALVEANLAETYSLVYLLVKLTLILHVATTTVERAFFVNEAHKK